The following nucleotide sequence is from Streptomyces bathyalis.
CCGCCTCCGGCAGCCCCGTACGGCCAGCAGGGCCACGCCCCGCAGGCATACCCCGCCGCGCCCGCCTGGGGCGGCTCGCACCACGGGCACCACGGGCATCACGGCCATCACGGGCACAAGCGCGGCTTCGGCCACATGCTCTTCTCGTCATGAGCCCAGCCCCGGCGTGGGGTTGATCCGGGCACAAGGCCCGTCGCGTGAGACACAGAAATGCCCCGGCCGCCATCGGCCGGGGCACTCTCACTGTGCGCGGTACTGGGATTGAACCAGTGACCTCTTCCGTGTCAGGGAAGCGCTCTCCCGCTGAGCTAACCGCGCGGGCTGTTGCGTCAGAGATATTGTCACGCTCTGACCTGCAAGACAAATCCGCTGGAGTGCGTGGGCGTCCGGGGCTGTTCCGTCCCCCGGCGCGAGGTACGGCCTGCGAGCGGAACGCGTCCGTGAGCTCGGACCGGAGCCGATGCAGGGCGAACTCGACGTGGCCCTCGACGAGTTCGAGGCATGAGACCCCGGGGACTCGCGCGGACACGGCCGGGGATGAGCCCGGTGATCGTCGCCTACGACTGCTCGATGAGCGAAGGCATCATGAGGCTGGAGCGGGCATCGCGGCCCCGCGCCCGCCCCGCTGTCTCCAGCGGCGCCGCCACGAGCCCCAGTGGCTTGCGCCCTCGTGCATCGTCTCCACCCGTCCGGGACTTCTCCGTTCGTCGCGGTTGACCGCCCTGCCGCGCCGCGGGACACCAGCGGCCGGGACCGTCGGAATGCGGGCGGCTGAGCTGTTCGAGGGTTGTTTGAAAGCGGCAACCTTTCTATCCGATGCCGGGCCGGTGTGGCGGGCTAGCGTCTGAAT
It contains:
- a CDS encoding zf-TFIIB domain-containing protein → MQCPKCGAPMQTFNRNGVQIEQCGGCRGIFLDYGELEALTRLEGQWSQPSGPPPAAPYGQQGHAPQAYPAAPAWGGSHHGHHGHHGHHGHKRGFGHMLFSS